The Lysinibacillus irui sequence GTGGACACCTCTTGTTGTTCGTTTAATGAACGGTGAATTAATGGTGGATGTATCGACGAATACAAGAGTGCCAACTGGTGATACAGGAGAGGCAGAGGGCTTAGATGCGGCCAATTTATCTATTACGATTGGTGTTGGTCCATCGCTCTTCGATAAGCTTGGCATGCAGCATTTAAAACCGGCAGAACTTAAAGATTTACCACATTTCCCGAAAGATCAGCTACAGAAGGAATATACAGGCGGTGATTTGTGTATTCAAGCATGTGCAGATGATCCGCAGGTGGCTTTCCATGCTGTACGAAATTTAGTGCGAGCTGCATCTGGTAAAGTAGAAATTAAATGGTCTCAGGCTGGCTTTAACTCGTTTCCTGCTGGTGGAGGAACACCGCGAAATCTCTTTGCCTTCAAGGACGGCACCGTGAATCCAGCGATTACGGATGAGAAAGATTTAAATAAGGTTGTATGGGTGGATAAAGGCTGGCTGAAAGGCGGCTCTTATTTAATTGCGCGTAAAGTTCAAATGCATCTTGAAACATGGGATCGCACATCATTGAAAGATCAAGAAGCAACCTTTGGACGTTACCGTGACAGTGGGGCACCCTTTGGCAAAACAAAGGAATTTGATGATTTTGATGTAGAGGCTAAGGATGAGAAAGGGAACTATATTATGCCTGATACATCACATGTCCATTTGGCACGGAAATCAGGTGCGCGTATTTTACGTCGTTCCTATTCATATGCATCAGGTGTTATGTCAAATACAGGAACCCATGATGCAGGGCTTATCTTTATCTCCTTTCAAAAGGACCCAGCCCAATTTACAACAATCCAAAATAGCTTAGGGCGAATGGATAAAATGAATGAGTACATTACCCATCGAGGCAGTGCCGTGTTTGCTTGCTTCCCTGGTGTACAAAAGGGGAGTTATTTAGGTGAAGCACTTTTTAATGCGCTGTAGTATGGTCATCGCCTTCATCCTGACTTTAGCTTTGCCTGTGCAAGCTGCGCAATCTTATAGTCATTTATATATTGCGATCAGTGATGCACTGATGAATACAAAGCAGGATAAAGAGACGGAGGCCAAGCAAGCTCTTGAACAATTTGCTACGGACTGGGCTAACGTTTCTTCAGAACAAACAGAGGCAAAAGCCAAAGTCGATAAAATTCTTCAACAGGCCACGAATGCCACTTCCAAGGAACAACGTTTACAGGCGCTGTCGGCTCTATCGAATGCGTTACGTGACTTAGAAAAGCTTGAAAATCCTGTTGATGAAGCGGCACAGCGAACAGAGTTTGGACAAAAATTTAAGCCAATTATGGCAGACTTTGAACAGGCTTTGGCAAGCGGAGATCGTCAGGCCATTGAAGAAGCTTATAAAGATTTTAATAGTAAATGGAATAAAAATGAGCGACCTGTGCGGGAGCAAAGTATTGCGATGTATGGACAAATCGAAACACAAATGGCATTTCTTCGTATTTCTATTTCCGCTGAGGAACCAGATATAGCGCTAATGAAAACTCAATTTGCCGATTTACAAAAAACGATTGAGGATTTTGTGGCAGGAAAGGAAACAGCTGAAGTAGTAGAAGGTGACTATTCGTTAGCTACATTGATTGCCTATATTGACGAGGCTCAAGATTTCATTGATGCTGGTGATTATCAGTCGGCTTCAAATAAAGTGCGTGAGTTTATTACGATATGGCCAAGTGTAGAAATTGAAATCTCCACACGAAATGGCAGTCTTTATACGAAAATTGAAAGTGATATGCCTATTATTGCGAGTGATTTATTAAAATCTACTGTAAATCAAGAAGCACTGACAAAGCAATTAGATACATTCCGTACTGAAATCGAGCTCATCCAAGGTGATTCCGATTATACAATATGGGACGCCGCATTAATTTTGCTACGTGAAGGACTAGAGGCATTACTTATTATTTTAGCCTTAGTATCATTTCTTGAAAAATCAGGTCAGAAGAAGATGCGAAAATGGATTTATGTTGGTGCATTTGTCGGTGTGTTTTTATCAGCCGTCGCAGCTATTCTTATGTCGACCATTTTAAATTCAGCTACGATTGATACGAATCGAGAATTAATGGAAGGCTATGTCGGCTTATTAGCGGCTGCTATGATGATTGGTGTCGGCATTTGGCTGCATAGTAAATCCAATGTGGTCAGTTGGAATCGCTATATTTCGAAGCAAATGGGTCAGGCTATTTCCAGTGGCTCTATTGTGGCAATGGCTGCAATCAGCTTCTTGTCAGTCTTTCGTGAAGGGGCGGAAACACTTGTCTTTTATGCGGGTATTGCCCCGAAAATGGAGACCTCACAATTTATCCTCGGGATTGTCGTAGCACTGCTGATTCTTGCAGTACTTGCCATTGTCTTGTTTAAAGCAAGTGGCAAAATTCCAGTTCATAAATTCTTTGCGGTAGCGACCATTTTAATTTACGTATTAGCCTTTAAAATTATTGGTGTTAGCCTGCATACATTGCAGCTCACTGATCATTTGTCTTCAACAATTGTCGATCGCTTACCGGTTATGAGCTTGATTGGCTTCTATCCAACTGTGGAAACAATGATTGGTCAAGCTATTTTACTAGTGTTAGTGGCAGCTACTGTCATCTATAAAAAGAAACAAGCTTAAAGAGAAAGGTAGATGACTGAAAACGTCATCTACCTTTTTTATTGCCAATGGGCAGGTCGCTTTATATAGGAAGGTAATTTCGTGTAGCGATCACCCTGTGCTGCATTGATTTGCATTTGGGTTAAAAACATACTTGTCGACAGGTCTGCACCGCGCAAATTGGCATCCCGCAAATCAGCTCCGATGAAATCTACCTCTCGTAAATTAGCATCTTGTAAATTGGCCGCAATTAAATAGCCACCTCGAAGGTCCGTTCCACGTAAATCTTTGCCCTTTAAATTTTTGCCCATCCAATCAGCCCCACGCTGATTCAATTGTTTAGAAGCTTTCCCCTTTAGGCTATGTAGACGAATTTGTTCGCTTGTTTTGAGCAATAGTGCATTGACAGGCACACGTATAGCTACCATATCCAGTGCTAATAAGGCATCTGCATCTAATTCTGTTGTTTGTTGGAGCAATTCCAATTGAGCTAGAAGCTGCTCGTAAAGGTCGTTATTCACTGGATAGGATAATGCCTCTGCCACATACGCAATCATTTCGTAAAGCTGTTCCATCATTGGAAATACTCGAAACATCTTGTCAGCATGCTCACGGGATTGTCGCCAATCTTGCCCCTGAAACGTGACTTGTGAAACCTGCTGTCCTGCACCTAAGCAATCAAAAACCGTACAGCCTTTGAAGCCTGTTTCTCTTAGTTCACTATGAATGTACAGCTATAATTATCCTGCAAATTGGGGCATGGTGAGCCTGCTGGTTTATTGATCGCAAAGTCACTTGAAGCAACAATATTTAAAGCCGTACAGCATAAGCCAAAACAGCTTTGACAATCAGCCAGTAAGCTCTCGCGGATGTTTATGCCCACTGATGAATCTCTATTTGTCAGATTTGACATGGTTAAATTCCTCTCTTACCTTCTAAACTTAGTTTTTATTTTATCACTTACACACTTGAAGTTGAACAAGAGAGAAAATGGTTTTTGAAAGATTATAGGGGATATGGTATTCTTCTTCAAAAGATGTTGTAGAGAAAAGTGGTGGTTGAACATGGGGGTAACGGTCAATGAATTATTACATTTGCCATCCTTTCGAGGGGCAGAGGTTTTAACGGGTCGAGATAATCTTCATCGTACTGTATCTTCTTTATCCGTGTTAGAAGTATCGAATGTTGATTTTTATTCCAGAATTATTAACCGTGTACAAGAGGAATGGTATGCAGAGGAGCTTGTTATTAGCTCATTTTATTCCATTCGAAATAGTGTGGAACAGCAATGTGAAACGATTCAGCATTTACATGATTTAGGCGAGCTAGGTCTTATTTTATATTATGTAGGGATTGTGTTGCCTGATATTCCAGAGGAGGTTCTGACACTAGCAGAATCACAGGGCTTTATTATCATCTGTATGCCAAGAAATGATTATTCCCTGCGCTATAATGAGGTTATTTATGAGGTTATGGAAGCCATTATTAGTCATCAAGGAGTCAATGATCATTTTGTCAAAGAGACGTTAGAAAAGGTATCCTTACTGCCAGAGCATTTAAGAAGTGTAGAAATTACGTTAAAAATGCTTTCGGATCGTTTGAAAGCCAATATTCTGCTAACGAATAGTCATTTTGATATTGTGAACCAAGTGATGTGGCCACGAAATTCAACATTAGATGTGGCGAAGGTCATTGCGGAATGTAGCCAATCGAATTTCCATCGAGAAGCAGGAACATTCGAGTTCCAACGAAGTACTGTCTCCTGTGTTGTTGAATATAAAAAAGTACACCAAAAAAATGGCGAGCCTCTTTATCTATTTCTGATAAAAGAAAATACAAAACTGCCAACTAAAACGATTGATAAAGTAAGTGAAGTGGTGCAAGTTGCGATTAATTTATGGGGGGATAAGCATGATGAGGTAAGTGAATATGCCTTAGTCAAAGCTATTATCAATGATGAAAGTGAGAAAATGAGAAGATTAGCAAATCTCCTTCATATTGATGTTTCTGCCATTCAGATGATGTGGTTAGTGTACATGCATGATCTTGCCGATGAAAAAAGAATTCGAGATGAATTAGATGAGCAACTGTCAACATATTACCAAACAAGAGTAATACAGTGCATGGATCAATGTGTTATTGTGCTGTTAGGGAATTGTCTTTATAAGCACCATGAGTTTGACATTGCAGTCGAATATTGTGAAACCACCAATTTTGATGATCAAATTGCGGAAATCGTTTATGCACCTAAAATGAAAAATACAAAGTCTGTGCGCCAAATGTATCAATTGGTTAATCAGGTAGGGGCTAAGGCGCATACCATTTATCCCATGCGAACGTTGTTTACGGCAGCAGAGGTACGTTCGATGAAAAGGGCTATAGATGTTAGTAGGCAGGGAGAAGAAATCATTGAAGAACATCTGTCTGTCATAGAACCCATTTTGCGGGAGCGTGATTCCCTGCAAACATTGATTACCTTTTTATTGGATGCGAATGCTAGTGTGGAGCGCTGTGCGGAGCTCCTTTATATTCATAAAAATACAGTGAAATATCGTATTAAAAAAATTAGTGAGCAGATTGGCACAGATGTGACAGTGTACTCAGAATTTTACGATGTGTATATGGCTTGTATGCTGTATCGCTTGATTAATGATTAGAATAATCTGAAATTTTGTCAATTTGAACAAAATTTCAGATTATTTTTTTCATTTACGCAAAAGACGTGACGCCTACCTTTCTTTTATAATAAAAAACATTAATCCATCACCTAAGTAGAAGGAGGGAGTCACATGCAAAATAATAATAAAAGTCAGTCTTGGTATAGCTTGGGTATTATTTGGGCGGGCGCCATGATTTGTATTCCAAGTTTATTAGTAGGTAACGCACTCATTACCAATATGAGTTTATCAAAGGCACTTGCGGTTGCTTTTGTAGGCTACGCAATTGTCGTGTTCATTATGGTTTTACAAGGAATGCAAAGCAGTGATTTAGGAAAACCAACTGTCCATGTTGCTGGGCAAGTGTTTGGTAAAAAAGGCTCCCGAACAATCTTGTCCATCATTTTAGCCATTGCCTGCTTAGGATGGTTTGGTATTCAGGCCAATGTTTGTGGGGTCGCCTTAGCCAATTTGTTAGCCATTTATCATGTGAATATACCGATTCCGCTTGCTTCATTCATAAGTGGAATGGTGATGGTTGTTTCAGCGCTTTATGGAATGAAAGTGTTGCGTATTTTAAGCTATATTGCAGTACCTTTACTCGTAATCATTTGTCTTTACGGTTTAGGTCAAACATTATCAGGCGATCAGCTTCAGCTCATACGCGATTATCAGCCACAAGGCAATATGAGCTTTATGGATGGTTTAGCCGTTACCATTGGATCGTTTGCCTTAGGGGCCGTCATAGCGGGTGATTATTCACAATTTTCCGAAAAACGTTCAGATGTTGTCAAAGCAGCTACATTGGGGATTATTCCAACAGGTGTGCTGATGATTGCAGTTGGGGCTATTTTAACCATTGCCTACCAAACAAGTGATATTACAGCTGTCTTTCTGCATATCGCTACACCGTTTATTGGTGGGGTTGGTTTAATTTTAGCGACATGGAAAACCAACTTGGTAAATGCGATTTCAGGCGGTATTGCTTTAATAAATGTATTCGATATTGCTAAAAACAAAGAACGATTAGCGATTGGTGTCGCGGGAACAATTGGTACGGTACTGGCCGTGGTAGGAATTTTAAATTATTTTACACCCATCATGTCCATCTTATCAGCTATGATTCCACCTGTTGCAGGTGTGATGATTGCTTCTTATTGGGTCATTCATCGAGGGAAGATAGATAGCTGGCATGAGATTGAAGGTGTGAATCGATTAGGGGTGTTTTCTTGGCTTGTTGGCGCAGTGATTGCCTGTATGCCAGTAGTCTTCTCCTTATTCCCTGAATTGCCACCATTACCAAACCAACCGATGATCGGCATCCTTATTTCTTTCCTTATTTATTATATTGGCTATCGAGTATCCGTACAAAAAACTGTCATACTGGAGGAACATAGATGAGATATTTAGATCAAGCAGCAATTGAACATATTGCCATTGGGGCAGCATTTCTAGGAACAGGTGGAGGAGGAGATCCTTATATTGGGAAGCTAATGGCCCTTTCTGCCATCGAAAAAAATGGGCCTGTAAAATTGTATTCAGTGGATGAAATTGCAGACGATGACTTTTTCATTCCAGCAGCTATGATGGGTGCACCATCTGTGTTAGTAGAGAAATTTCCACGTGGTGATGAATTTGTAAAAGTTTTCCAAAAGCTTGCGCAGTATTTGGGTAAAGAAAAAATTGCTGGAACATACCCGATGGAAGCGGGTGGGGTCAACTCGATGATTCCGATTGTAGTTGCTGCACAGCTAGGGTTACCGTTAATTGATTGTGATGGAATGGGTCGTGCATTTCCTGAGTTACAAATGGTGACATTTAACCTTGATGGAATTTCGGCAACACCTATGGCCATTACAGATGAAAAAGGGAATATTGGTATTTTTGAAACGATTGATAATAAATGGACAGAGCGTATCGCACGGTCGGCAACTGTCGAAATGGGAGCTAGCTCATTAGTAAGCTTGTATCCAACAACGGGTGCGCAAATCAAGCAAAGCGGTGTGCATCATATCGTGACACTTTCAGAAAAAATCGGTGAAATTATTGCCTCGAAAAATCAAGAGGTAAACGATAAGCTACAACATCTTTTAGAGCTTGTGAAGGGCTTTGAGCTATTCCAAGGGAAAATTGTAGATGTTATTCGTGAAACAAAGGGTGGCTTTAACCTAGGTAAAATGAATCTTGAAGGCATTGCTCATTATAAAAATGATCAAATGAAAGTTCATTTCCAAAATGAAAATCTATTAGCAGAGAAGAATGATAAAGTGGTAGCGATGACGCCAGATCTTATCTGTCTGGTTGATTATGAAACATTGCTGCCTGTGACAACAGAAAGTCTAAAATACGGCAAACGAGTGCGCGTAATTGGCCTACCAGCTCATGAAAAGTGGCGTACCGCTAAAGGGATTGAAACGGCTGGACCAAAATACTTTGGCTATGATTACGATTACGTGCCAATTGAAGAAATGGTGAAAAAGGAGGTTGCAGAACATGTATAAAATTGGAATTGATGTAGGTGGAACAAACACAGATGCGATCCTTTTAGACCATAATAGTCAGCTAATTTATAGTGTGAAATCACCAACAAGTTTAGATATTAAAACGGGTATTGAAAAGTCCTTGCAACAATTACTACAAGGTGCCAACATTGATAAAACAA is a genomic window containing:
- the efeB gene encoding iron uptake transporter deferrochelatase/peroxidase subunit, which gives rise to MTTSNDEKWINKKISRRDMLKLTGIGVAGVAIGASGLGGVMKAMGYNVFETVEDSTTASNKVNFYGKHQSGIVTPVQKNIYFASLDVLVTTKKELQELFQQWTPLVVRLMNGELMVDVSTNTRVPTGDTGEAEGLDAANLSITIGVGPSLFDKLGMQHLKPAELKDLPHFPKDQLQKEYTGGDLCIQACADDPQVAFHAVRNLVRAASGKVEIKWSQAGFNSFPAGGGTPRNLFAFKDGTVNPAITDEKDLNKVVWVDKGWLKGGSYLIARKVQMHLETWDRTSLKDQEATFGRYRDSGAPFGKTKEFDDFDVEAKDEKGNYIMPDTSHVHLARKSGARILRRSYSYASGVMSNTGTHDAGLIFISFQKDPAQFTTIQNSLGRMDKMNEYITHRGSAVFACFPGVQKGSYLGEALFNAL
- a CDS encoding FTR1 family protein is translated as MKHFLMRCSMVIAFILTLALPVQAAQSYSHLYIAISDALMNTKQDKETEAKQALEQFATDWANVSSEQTEAKAKVDKILQQATNATSKEQRLQALSALSNALRDLEKLENPVDEAAQRTEFGQKFKPIMADFEQALASGDRQAIEEAYKDFNSKWNKNERPVREQSIAMYGQIETQMAFLRISISAEEPDIALMKTQFADLQKTIEDFVAGKETAEVVEGDYSLATLIAYIDEAQDFIDAGDYQSASNKVREFITIWPSVEIEISTRNGSLYTKIESDMPIIASDLLKSTVNQEALTKQLDTFRTEIELIQGDSDYTIWDAALILLREGLEALLIILALVSFLEKSGQKKMRKWIYVGAFVGVFLSAVAAILMSTILNSATIDTNRELMEGYVGLLAAAMMIGVGIWLHSKSNVVSWNRYISKQMGQAISSGSIVAMAAISFLSVFREGAETLVFYAGIAPKMETSQFILGIVVALLILAVLAIVLFKASGKIPVHKFFAVATILIYVLAFKIIGVSLHTLQLTDHLSSTIVDRLPVMSLIGFYPTVETMIGQAILLVLVAATVIYKKKQA
- a CDS encoding PucR family transcriptional regulator — protein: MGVTVNELLHLPSFRGAEVLTGRDNLHRTVSSLSVLEVSNVDFYSRIINRVQEEWYAEELVISSFYSIRNSVEQQCETIQHLHDLGELGLILYYVGIVLPDIPEEVLTLAESQGFIIICMPRNDYSLRYNEVIYEVMEAIISHQGVNDHFVKETLEKVSLLPEHLRSVEITLKMLSDRLKANILLTNSHFDIVNQVMWPRNSTLDVAKVIAECSQSNFHREAGTFEFQRSTVSCVVEYKKVHQKNGEPLYLFLIKENTKLPTKTIDKVSEVVQVAINLWGDKHDEVSEYALVKAIINDESEKMRRLANLLHIDVSAIQMMWLVYMHDLADEKRIRDELDEQLSTYYQTRVIQCMDQCVIVLLGNCLYKHHEFDIAVEYCETTNFDDQIAEIVYAPKMKNTKSVRQMYQLVNQVGAKAHTIYPMRTLFTAAEVRSMKRAIDVSRQGEEIIEEHLSVIEPILRERDSLQTLITFLLDANASVERCAELLYIHKNTVKYRIKKISEQIGTDVTVYSEFYDVYMACMLYRLIND
- a CDS encoding cytosine permease, whose amino-acid sequence is MQNNNKSQSWYSLGIIWAGAMICIPSLLVGNALITNMSLSKALAVAFVGYAIVVFIMVLQGMQSSDLGKPTVHVAGQVFGKKGSRTILSIILAIACLGWFGIQANVCGVALANLLAIYHVNIPIPLASFISGMVMVVSALYGMKVLRILSYIAVPLLVIICLYGLGQTLSGDQLQLIRDYQPQGNMSFMDGLAVTIGSFALGAVIAGDYSQFSEKRSDVVKAATLGIIPTGVLMIAVGAILTIAYQTSDITAVFLHIATPFIGGVGLILATWKTNLVNAISGGIALINVFDIAKNKERLAIGVAGTIGTVLAVVGILNYFTPIMSILSAMIPPVAGVMIASYWVIHRGKIDSWHEIEGVNRLGVFSWLVGAVIACMPVVFSLFPELPPLPNQPMIGILISFLIYYIGYRVSVQKTVILEEHR
- a CDS encoding DUF917 domain-containing protein, whose product is MRYLDQAAIEHIAIGAAFLGTGGGGDPYIGKLMALSAIEKNGPVKLYSVDEIADDDFFIPAAMMGAPSVLVEKFPRGDEFVKVFQKLAQYLGKEKIAGTYPMEAGGVNSMIPIVVAAQLGLPLIDCDGMGRAFPELQMVTFNLDGISATPMAITDEKGNIGIFETIDNKWTERIARSATVEMGASSLVSLYPTTGAQIKQSGVHHIVTLSEKIGEIIASKNQEVNDKLQHLLELVKGFELFQGKIVDVIRETKGGFNLGKMNLEGIAHYKNDQMKVHFQNENLLAEKNDKVVAMTPDLICLVDYETLLPVTTESLKYGKRVRVIGLPAHEKWRTAKGIETAGPKYFGYDYDYVPIEEMVKKEVAEHV